In Dromiciops gliroides isolate mDroGli1 chromosome 5, mDroGli1.pri, whole genome shotgun sequence, the following are encoded in one genomic region:
- the BTG1 gene encoding protein BTG1 gives MHPFYSRAATMIREIAAAVAFISKFLRTKGLTSERQLQTFSQSLQELLAEHYKHHWFPEKPCKGSGYRCIRINHKMDPLIGQAAQRIGLSSQELFRLLPSELTLWVDPYEVSYRIGEDGSICVLYEASPAGGSTQNSNNMQMVDSRISCKEELLLGRTSPSKNYNMMTVSG, from the exons ATGCATCCCTTCTACAGCCGGGCCGCCACCATGATCCGCGAGATCGCCGCCGCCGTGGCCTTCATCTCCAAGTTCCTCCGCACCAAGGGGCTCACGAGCGAGCGGCAGCTGCAGACCTTCAGCCAGAGCCTGCAGGAGCTGCTGGCAG aaCATTACAAACACCACTGGTTCCCAGAAAAACCCTGCAAGGGATCGGGTTACCGTTGTATTCGCATCAACCATAAAATGGATCCTCTGATCGGACAGGCAGCACAGCGGATTGGACTGAGCAGTCAGGAGCTGTTCCGGCTTCTTCCAAGTGAACTCACACTCTGGGTGGACCCTTACGAAGTGTCTTACCGTATTGGGGAGGATGGCTCGATCTGTGTGCTGTACGAAGCCTCACCAGCAGGAGGTAGCACTCAGAATAGCAACAACATGCAAATGGTAGACAGCAGAATCAGCTGTAAGGAGGAACTTCTCTTGGGCAGAACCAGCCCTTCCAAAAACTACAATATGATGACTGTATCAGGTTAA